Sequence from the Cervus elaphus chromosome 19, mCerEla1.1, whole genome shotgun sequence genome:
agtttACATTTTTGAATTGTGTTATTTAATGATAAATCATTATTTTGGGAGTAACTTGTTCTATCTCTAAGGAAAGGCTGTTCAATTCTCCCACAATGATTGTGGGATCTATCAGTTcctaccattttaaaaaaatcagttttttatacatatacatataatttaggcaatattcttatatatttatgACTCATGACTTTGATACTTTTTGATGCTGTACTTTTCCCCTAAATACTCTGGTTTGTTCTATTTAATGCCTTAGTCTTGAATTCTGTTTTGTGGGTGCATATTACAGGcatatcctttttttctttcattgtttatttcttctgtgtcattttgttttatacatattttttatagTAGCAGACAAGTGGGTTTTGTACTGAGTATCTGCTTTTAATAAGTGGATTTAACCCATTTGCTATCGTTAATCATAGATTTATTTCTGCCATCTTATTTCACGTCTATGTTTTAAACTTTCTTATTTGtgtacagtttttttgtttgtttgtttgtttaccatACTGTGTGGCTTACAGGCTCTCAGTTCCccaatgagggattgaacccatggcagtgaaaacccAGAATTCTAactactaagccaccagggaactccgtgtatagtttatttttgcctttcattGAACTGGTCCCGTTTACTTTgtcctgttttctttcctctaaTGATTAGGAAGTTTTGAGTTTTATCTCGGGTGATTATTCTATAtattgtacatatatgtgtatatacttacATTTTTATATCAACATCTGGATGTAATCAGTATGTTTAGACTCTTCCCAAATGAGGCAAGAACTTTAGTATTTATTAATGATAACATTTTTCCCAGCCCCTACATTCACATATGGATCATCATAGATTTTAGTTCTAGATTGTCTTTCATTGTTGtcaaattgttttataatatttattataatatgtgTTGAAACTTAACTCAGGTTTTGCTGTTTCCTTTGCATACCACTGTTGGCATCTTTCTTTTTCATGGatctatttttcactttgctGGAGTATGTCCTCCAGGAATTCTTTTAGAAAGCATGGATAATGTAATTTATAAGGCAGTTGATGTCTGGAATGactatttttcctttctaaaggGGTCCATTTTGATTTTCAACTCCctgttgaattttttgttttaattccgaATGATGGTATTTATAGATATCTTAGATCTCTATTTTTGTTTCAGGTAATATATACCCTCAAAATCTGTGCATACATGAATTACAATATTACCTGAATGTCTTGTGCTGTTCAGTTCAGGCCTTGCCATCCCCACTTTAGTCAAGTCCTTGCCATTTGCATCTGTTTTGTTGACTACAGTTCTGAGTGGGATTCACTCTCTCTGGGTGAAGGTCAGTCTTCATCCCTCTTCCCAAGGAAATTGGGGAAACTTCCTCAGTCTCCCCACTGGTCCTCAGCTGTAAATCTTATTTTCTTAACCCcttcatttattattaatattcaaACCAAAGAATTCTAGGATGTCAGAACTTAAAGGACTTGAAGACCCAGGAGCCCTGCCCTGCTTTCATACATGAGGAGACCCGGACTGTTATGTGTAGGGTACAGCTTGTGTCCGTGTGACCACCAAGCCTTGGCCCTCTGCCTTGCTGAGTGACTCAGGGGGGTGTGCAGGGTGACAGGCTGTAGGGACAAGATCACTTTCTCAGGCATGATCTCACAGTGTCTGCCTGAGATGTGGATTCCGGGGGGTCCTGACTAGCTTGTGCTATGACTTTCCTGGCCATCCACATACTGGCAACTCCTATGTCTGTATCTCTTGCCGCTCTTCTACTTTTCTGACTTAAGTCTCCAAATGCCTGTTTGAAGTCCCACATACATGTCTGAGAGGTCCTGAAGTGTGTCAGAAACTGAGCTCCCCCCCCCAACCCTGTTATTCACCATCTTCCCCCATTTAGGATATGATACCACCATTCATTTGGCTCAGGCCCCAAACAGCCACCGTCctcaatgctcttctctctcaCCCCCACGTCCCCATGTTTCCCTCCAGAACACCCTGCTCCTGTTGGCTCTGTCTTAGATAGTGGCCTGAATCAGGCCACTCAAACATCCACCTCACCCCACCTTCAGTCCAGCTCTCCATCTTGTCTTGCTGGATTATTACATAGCTTCCTACCTAGTGCCCCTGCTTCTACTCTTGGTCTGGATTTCCCCAACAACCAGGGTAAACTTTTCAGATGTCCTGTAGATCATCTCTCTCTTTTGCCCAGTCTCTGCCGTGAATGAAGTCAGCCTTATCTGGCTGCAGCAGTCCCACCCACCCTTGACCTGCCCCACCTCTCCCCATCTTCCACTCACCAGTCCCTCCACTTCCCCAGTTCAGCCGGCCTGCCTTTGCACACCTCCACCCACCATGTTCCCTCAGCCCGGAATGCTCTTGCCATTGGTCACATGGCTCCCCCACCCTCATCATTTAGTCACTGCTCAAAAGCTTCTCCCAAAGGAGAAGGAGAGATGCCATCTTTCCCTACCCAAAGTGACACCAGCTTCCACCAGTTACCTCCAACTGGTGCTACTGTTCCTAGTATGTACCCATCTTTACTAGAAATTACAGTATCcgttcatttatttatgtcttcctGTTAGATTGTAAGTCACATGAGAGCAAGGATTTTGCCCCATTCCCCTGTATGCACAGTGCCTAGAAcactgcctgacacacagtagatgctcaaatatttcttgaataaatgaacaaatgaaagtgTATAGACTATGAACAAATGAAAGTGTATAGActtcacattcatttattcactcagctGCTGTTGAGTACTGTTTATGCCAGACTCCGAGTAGACGGGTGATGCGCAAACCAGGTCCCTGCCTCTGGGAACTGACAATCCAGCTAGGGGCCTTTTAAGTGGGCCTTTATGGGGGTGGAGAGTCGGGGCTGAGGCAGCAATATTCTGTGAATCAGTATCAGCTCACCAACGCAAGTGGAGCAGGGAGGAGGAATGGCTGGGGAAAGGAGCCCCAGGAGAGGATAGATACTCATAGCAGATGCTCCTAAGGGACTTCTTTGTGTCGGCACTGCTCTCATGGCCTTAGTATATTAACTCAGGACAACCCTGACGAGCCCCATTTTAGGAATaggaggcacagagaagtgaatTTGCACAGGGTCACACTCTGGGAATGAGGAGCCAGACTCAGCCCAGAATCGGGCTTCAGAATCTGTAACCACCTGCTCCGCGGCCTCCAGGAGAGGGGAGGTGTGTGGTCAGAGGTAGAGAGCTGGGGGAATGGGGAGGGGTGGCAGACAGCAGAAGCTTGCAAGCTGCTGAAGGGTTTAAATTTCACAGCCCCCATGGGCCCGAAGCCTGTCGTGCTCGCAGATCTAAAGAGAGACTCCCCCCAGCTGTGGCTGTGACCTCTGAAACAATCAGGGAGAACCTTTATCTCTGGAGAATAGGCTTATGGGGTGGCAGATGGGGAAGGTGAGGGGAAGAGCCTCAGTTCCCAGATCCCAGGAGGCCTGCAGCAGCCTCATCCTTGGTGGCAAAGGCCCTGGCTCTAAGGGGGCTGCCCCATCCCCTGGTCCTGCCTGGCGTCTGTGCACACAGGGCCGGGGacccttcctgacctgggaaggCCTCTTCGGGCTTCCCACAGGCTTGTCCAGGGCCTCTCGTTCCAAGGGGCTGCCAAGTAGAGGCACTgtgtccattttacaaatgaagaaacaaggaCTCAGAGAGTCAGGTGACCTCCCCAAGACTCAGCTTGTAAGGGCTGCTGAGGGCTCCAGGCCCGGGTCTGGGGACTCCGGAGGAATTCTGCCACAGAGGTGATCAGTGACTTCATGAGGCTTTTTCTTCAGACAAAGAATTAAGGCCCGGGGAGCACCATGGGGTAGAATCGGTGGGTCCACAAGTGAGTCAGTCAGAGCCTCACATTGAAGTGCCTGAGGCCCCGCTGGATCCTAATAGCACAGCCCGGGGCCTCGTGGAGACAGCTCCATGAAGCCACCCTGGGCGGGGCACAGCTGTAGCCTGGGGGTCTGCAGGCCCCAGGGGCTCCCAGATGGATGGTGCCAGCCCCTGAGTGGCCTCCTCCTACTGCAGTTCTGGACACGGCCGGGCAGGAGGAGTTCAGCGCCATGCGGGAGCAATACATGCGCACAGGGGATGGCTTCCTCATCGTCTTCTCGGTCACGGACAAGGCCAGCTTCGAGCACGTGGACCGCTTCCACCAGCTCATCCTTCGCGTCAAGGACAGGTGAGGGTCGGGACACCCCAGGCCTGGCTCAGGGTGGGCTCTGTCTGTCTATCTCAGATCTTTAGGTGAAAGCCGAGATTCAAGGAGCAGAACTGAATTCAGCCCTTGGTTCCTCCAACTCCCACCAGCTCCCACCCTAGTCCTTTCCACATGGCAGAGGGATCGACATGCATCCACAGCCTCAAGGGGTTGGCTCCCTCCCATCCTGCCTAAACTGTCGCCACTCATGACTCAAGGAATCATAAGTAACATCTGTTTTTCAGCTCAAATTTAACCAAATTTTATTACAGCTAAAGAAAAGGTGAATTTTCTCTCCAGTGTACATTGTAATTGGTTAAATCACATTTGACTGTGAGATTTATAAGGCCCTAATTAAAGGCTTGGGCTTAACAGGTGgatcaatggtgaagaatccacctgccaatgcaggagatacaggttcaatccctggatcaggaagatcccctggaggaggaagtggcaacccactccagtagtcttgcctgggaaatctcatggacaggggagcctagcaggctacagtccatggggttgcaaaagagtcagacaggacttagcaactaaacagtagcAACAGTTAAAGGCTCAAGTTTCCCTTAGCATAACGTGGAGTagttaaataatttgaaattgttGTAAGTCCAACTGGTCTTTTCAGTTAATCAGCTCTTAAAGAGGTTAGTataaaaacaaaaggataaaCTAATAGGAGTTTTGaacaaatctcagtaaatttGAAAAGTCCAGTTAACACCTATCTTAAAGGCAAAGTGTTAGTAACTTTTCAAGATAAAGGTATACATGCTTAcaaacatgtacacatacatacacataaagtTCTAAGAGATAAATGTGGGTTAAACCCTTGACTATAGGAATCtctaaagagaaaacacaaatgacACAAATGTGGGAAGATATTCAACTTTCTTGCTAATCAAAGAAGTGCAAGAAAGCAGGATAAAGTACTGTTTTTCACCCATCAATTACAACTTCTTAATGAAAATCCTCACTGCTGACAAAGATGCTGTGAGACGGGCATTTCATTGACTTCGGGACAGGAGTGTGGCCACATGTGTCCTTCAGAAATTTTCAGGCAGACACGCCTCCAGATCCCTTCCTGACTCTCCTGGGAGCCATCCTGATTTTGTAGCTGCCACTGTTGAGGGGCAGCCGTGTGCCCACCCCTGGCCCTGGTGCTCTTCACGAGTCATTGCTGATGGCCACAGCATGATGGCCTGCATGGGCGTGTGTCACGGTGACTGGGAGATGAGAGGAAGTGGGCCCGGGAACCCAGCCACTGGCCCAGACAGTGTAAAGCCACAGGGTTCCCAGGAGAGTTCCCACCCGCCTTGCAACAGGTATGAGGCTTCAAACCAAGGCAGCCAGCAGCCCGCAGGCCCCTCTTCCATCCCTGGAGATGTGGAAGGGAAGACTCTGAAGTCAGCCTCAGGCCATGGGGGGTGCTGTGTGCTGTGTCAGGCCTGGCGCGAGGGCACCCCGCCTTCACCAGGGGCACCTTCACCAGGGAAAGCTCACGAGCTGTTCCTTTTTTCTCCAGGGAGTCATTCCCCATGATCCTCGTGGCCAACAAGGTCGATCTGATGCATTTGAGGAAAATCACCAGGGAGCAAGGGAAAGAAATGGCGACCAAACACAATgtaggtggtgtgtgtgtgtgtgtgtgtgtgtgtgtgtgtgtgtgtgttggagtgtGACATCAGGGGATGTCAGTGTCACCTCACTCCTGCAGACCTCCTAGGTCATGGGCTGGATTCCATAGACATGGGGCATGTGCAGTGTGGGATATTTTGTGAAAGAAGATGCCAACCTAGAGAGGAAGCATGTCCTTGTCCGTCAGTAGAGGCCCTGCTCTGGGgagggccctggccctggccctgacgCGGCAGGTTCATCACTGGGCCGTGCAAAGAGTTGGCTTCTGTCTCTGAGCCAGCACCTGACTGCTCAGAACCATCGGATCAGTCACCTTCTCTGAGCGCTGCTCGTGCCAGGCGTTGTGTTGGGGGAGCATCTACTCCCAGCCACCACACAGGGAGGTAGGCACTACTGTCTTCATCTTGgaagtgatcaaacccaggttggCCCAGCCCACAGTGCATGTCAGCAGACAtctttaagttttttgtttttgttttttctattcaTTGTGATGCCCCTTTACCCACTGGATGGTGGGGTCACTGGGCTTCTTCCCACCTCTCCCCTGCATTGGCCAAGCCATGCCCTGGCCTCACTAGTCAGTTTTGTAGACATCCACCTAGCCTCCCAGGAAGTCTACAGGATTATCGCTTCCCTCTGCCCGGTGGGCCTAGCTCTGTGAGTAGAGGAAAGGGTTCACTGTGGGTTAGTTTTGCTTATCTCTGCCTTCTGTGTTTATTCACATATTCATTCAACCATCCTGTGTCCTGGGAAACAAAACTCTATGCTCCAGGTGCTTACTCCTAGTGACAGAAGACAGTCAATAAACAAAGCAGGgaattccctcgtggtccagtggctaagactccaagctcccaatgcagggggcctgggttccatccctggttagggaactagatcccacatgctgcaactaagatccagccaatgcagccaaataaataaatgattttttaaaaacccagcttttaaaaaaataagtaaaccagGTAAATTAGAGTGTGCCCAAAGGTAACATGCTCTGGGGGAAGGTAAATTAGGGATAGAGGGAGGGAATGTGGAGTGGGGGGCACACTTTTGCAAAAAGGTGATCAGGGAGAGCCTTGTTAGAAGGTGCTTGTCAGCCAGGACTGGCTGGAGATGAGGGAGCAGGCCCTCTGGATATCTGGGGAAAGAATGTTCCAGCAGAGGAATAATCCAGCAGTCCAAAGACCCTGTTGTGGGAGTTCAAGGAACAGCAGGGAGGTGAAAGGAGGCCAGAGCAGAAGGAATGGAAGGGGTGAGTAACAGGAGGCAAGGTCAGAGCAAGTGGGGTGCAGTGGGTTAAGGCCTTAAGGGCTTTTACTCAGAGTGAGGGGGAAACCACTGGGGTTCTGAGTGAGGAGTGACATGGCCTGACTCCTGGCTGAACAAGGGGATTCcaaaaaaccatctacttctatttccctgactacactaaaacctttgactgtgtgaatcacaacaatctgtggaaaattcttaaagagatgggaaatccagaccaccttacctggctcctgacaaacctgtatgcaggtcaagaagcaacagttagaaccagacatggaactcTAGATTtccaggtgaaatatcaataacttcagatatgcagatgacacaaccctaatggcagaaagtgaagaggaactgaagagcctcttgatgagggtgaaagaggagagtaaaaagctggcttaaaacaacattcaaaacacaaagatcatgtcatccggtcccatcacttcatggcaaatagatggggaaacagtggaaacagtgacagattttcttctcttgggctccaaaatcactgtggacagtgactgcagccacgaaattaaaagacactccttggaaggaaagctatggcaaacctagacaatatattaaaaagcagagatcactttgccaacaaagttctgtatagtcaaagttatggcttttccagtagtcatgtatgaatgtaagaattgcaccatgaagaaggctgagtgccaaagaattgatgcttttgaattgtggtgctggagaagactcttgagagtcccttggacagcaagatcaaaccaaccaatcctaaaggaaatcaaccttgaatattcattggaaggactgatgccaaaactgaacttccaatactctggccacctgatgtgaagagccaactcatttgaaaagaccctgatgctgggaaagattgaaggcagaagtcaaagggggtgatagaggatgagatggttgaatggcatcaatgacccaatggacatgagtttgagcaaactctaggagatagtgaaggacaaggaggcctggtgtgctgcagttcatgggagtggcaaagagttggacatgacttagcagctgaacaacaacaaatacctagacagtatattagcTGTCTAATATACTGTATTAcagtatatacagtatataaccTGACCTTGTTAGCTCTTGTCCTAATTTTAGAGCTCATAAGGCAAGTTCCtctaaatcattatgttgtacacctgaaattagtGTTATATGTcgattatacctcaattttatgtgtacatgtataattatatgtttatatacatggaaaaagaaaaaaatgccttgaaacccaagggaaaaaaagttatgaaacCCCTATAGGTAGGGCAAGAGTCCTGGGATTGAGGCTGGGGACACTTCAGTGCCATGCATGCGGGGAGATGAGCGGATGTGTGAGTACCAGAGTGAGGTCTTGAGAGCTAAGAAAAGGACATGCCTCAAAGAAGAGGAAGTGATCGACCAAGACAGATGTGCTCAGAAGTCTCCAGGTGAGCACTGAACTGACCGGTGGGTTTAGAATTAGATTCAGACCTCAGAAAGCACCTCTCTACCAGCCAACATCCTGAACAGAGAGAGGCCAGGAGCTATCCCATCCCATAGACTCAGGCTCCACACAGTGAGCTGATGCTGAGGGCTTTCACAGACCCCTTCTGGGTGGGTGGGTAAGGATGGGGGGAAGTGGGCAGTGCAGGGGTAGCAGCAGCCCCATTCTTCAGGTAACAGAGACTGAGACACAGGGGGCTGGTGAGGTGTACCCCACCTACCCCcactggaacccaggtctccagtgcCTCAGCTTATGTTGCTTTTACAGCAAATGCTGCAACCTCATTTATCATTAGACCACATGACCTTGTTGTTAGCTCTTGTCCTAATTTTAGAGCTCATAAGGCAAGTTCCTCTTGAGCTGACCAAGGCAGGTCACCCCCACTCAATGCAAGAAGGTGGCATTTCCTGGCCCTTCAGTGGAGCCAAACAGTATTACCATTTGTTGCACGATTTCACAAGTTTAAGTCTTGTTACTACGAACTCTTAGAATTCCAAGAACCCAGGTAATGCACATCAGTGTTTCTGCAGAGGCCGAACCCCCCAGAAAAAATGTGGCAGTGTCTGGGGGCCAGGGATATTACAGCTGGTGTGCTTGTGAAGGGGTGGGCAGGCAGCAGAGGTCTGGCCCTAGGAACCTGGGACATGCGAGCTGGCAGGATAACAGGAATCTAAGAGGCTCTGGGTAGGTCCCTGGCCCCTGGATGTCCACAAGGAAGAACACTGTTCTGCCCTCAAAAGATCAAATAGGACTCCAGCTCCCGGGACCTATTGGGGTGCCTATCATGCTTAGAAGAGGCTCTGGAGTGGACCTCAGCACCCCTACCTGTCCGCGTCAGGCCAGGCAGGAAGTGGAATGTGTTCCTGGTCCAGATTTTGAGTCTCCGCTggctgctgtgtggccttgggcaaatacATCACCACTCTGAGCTCAGTCTCCCCAGCTACAAAATGGAGATAGCTGATTTGCTTACCTCAGTGGGTTAACGTGAGGATTAGCGAGGTTGGGGACATTGAGACCTGGGAGACCAAACAGCCTACAGTCACCTCAGTGAGGAGCCTACAACCTAATAGCCTTCAGGAAGGCCGTTTCCTCTCAGGGTTATCAGAggctcaaatatttgttgaatggaagtTTGGAAATTTCGAAGGTCTGAGCCCTGGCCTTTGTGCTCTGCTCTTTGTGTCTGGATCAGTAGAGCAAGGCCCCTGCTCAAAGCCACAGCAATGTGTGAACATCTGATTTCCTGTGATGATCGTTGGTGGGAAGGTACTTTTTGATGTGTTCTGGGCAATCATTTACAACCTGCTCCTCCTCTAAGATGATGACTTACCCTATCCCCAGGTTTAACctttcagtcatttttattttcttcgcTGTGTTTTTTTCCAATAGTGAAATGTCTTAATTTTGTAATCAGgaaaaagttgcaaaaaataCCAGAATTCTTCAGTCTAATCACGATTGGCTTGCCTGCATCTCATCTAGGGAGGCCAGTGCGTGCTGTCCAGAGCCCACACTGTCTCCACTTGTTAGGAAAGTGGGGGTGTGCCTCCTGCTTTTATGGGGTCCCTATGAAAGGAGGAGTCTCTGTCCTGACTTCATGGAGGCTTTGTTTGCCCACGGCTTGAGGTAGACATGGCCCTATGAAGTCCCTTCAACCACGTCTCCCAGTTAACTGCCACCCTCTAGCCGGATGCAGACATGAGCCTTCTGTAAACATACTGAGCTCTGGGCTCCCAGACGCACACCAAGAGAGAGCTGGGCCAGGCAGGCTGCCGGAGACCAGAAGGGATGCACAGACCACCAGGGTGCAGAGTCCTGCCCAGGGCCATCCCCTTTCCCACCCACATCCCCTCAGGAGGACCCGGGAAAAGGGGCAGGATCCCCCAGGGCACAGAAAGAGACCTCAGGGAGGAAAGTGAATAGAATCAGAACATACGTCAGTTTGATAAATGAAACAGTCTTTAGTCTTCAAGTGTATAAAAAggtctttttcattctatttttaggGGGCTCTGAAATATCTCTGTGAACCAAGAACAAAGAGAGAGTCAGAAAAGCCATCAGGAAAACTTTCCAACTTTAAAGAGTGAGAAACCATAGATGACTAATGAggacttactgtacagcacagggaactctactcaatgccctgtcatgacctaaatggggaggaaaccCAAAAAAGAGGGGCTGTGTGTAAATGTATAGCTGGTTCACTGTGCTgggcagcagaaactaacatcgTAAAGTgagtatatgccaataaaaattaagtaaaaaataaaatccacacaGCTTCTAAATAAAGCAATAATAAGTAAACAGAGAGTGAGAAGCCACCCAAGGCTTGAGGTTGTAGGTGCCAGGGGGCTCTGCAGGGTTCCTCGGGGACTgagaattttgcattttttagGGCAAGGGGCTTTGTGTATCTCAGTGACTCCGCTTTGCCTTCCAGATTCCGTACATAGAAACCAGTGCCAAGGACCCACCTCTCAACGTCGACAAAGCCTTCCACGACCTGGTTAGAGTCATTAGGTGAGTGAGGCTCGCCACCCGGAAGCCGGGCCTCTGCAGCAGGATGGGCGCAGGGAGGGCTGGAAGAACTCGGGGGCACCTTGTCCAGGCCCAGGCCGGGCTCTTCTGGGCCTTGTTCTGGGTTTCTTATGCCTCTGTCCATCGATCTCTGTCCTCCCACCCACCTGTGCCTTCCCCTACTCCCCGTGGATGGAGCCACAAGCACCAGCGCAGCCTCCTCCCTGGATCTCCTCCATCCTGCAGCTCAGGATCCCCTTGGGCAGCACCTCCATCCTGTACCCCCCCCAATCCCAGGCTCTCCCGACACCAAAGCTGCCA
This genomic interval carries:
- the MRAS gene encoding ras-related protein M-Ras isoform X1, which encodes MATSAVPSDNLPTYKLVVVGDGGVGKSALTIQFFQKIFVPDYDPTIEDSYLKHTEIDNQWAILDVLDTAGQEEFSAMREQYMRTGDGFLIVFSVTDKASFEHVDRFHQLILRVKDRESFPMILVANKVDLMHLRKITREQGKEMATKHNIPYIETSAKDPPLNVDKAFHDLVRVIRQQIPEKSQKKKKKTKWRGDRATGTHKLQCVIL
- the MRAS gene encoding ras-related protein M-Ras isoform X2, with product MRDVGPWRHGISRNYHLCCFIFQNTYFTLKVLDTAGQEEFSAMREQYMRTGDGFLIVFSVTDKASFEHVDRFHQLILRVKDRESFPMILVANKVDLMHLRKITREQGKEMATKHNIPYIETSAKDPPLNVDKAFHDLVRVIRQQIPEKSQKKKKKTKWRGDRATGTHKLQCVIL